A single region of the Alteriqipengyuania flavescens genome encodes:
- a CDS encoding branched-chain amino acid aminotransferase codes for MAADGTDSTDIPFERIPHPAPVPGATRDQALADPGFGSLFSDHMVQIDWTEGRGWHSHRVGPREPIALDPATSVLHYAQEIFEGMKAYRQDNGDIALFRPEANAARFNNSGARLAMPPIPEADFLAAVREQVLADRDWFPSVEGGSLYLRPFMFASEAFLGVRPAKEYKFLVIASPVGGYFKSGAPAVSIWVSEDYIRAAPGGTGDAKCGGNYAASLVPQAEAIANGYDQVVFLDAVERKWVEELGGMNLFFVFDDGRILTPPLTGTILPGITRDSLITLAREEGLDVVEERYSLEQWREDAQSGKLLETMACGTAAVVTPVGKVGGRDGEFIIGGGRAGQMAARLREKLVGIQRGTIEDRHGWVTRIG; via the coding sequence ATGGCCGCAGACGGCACCGACAGCACCGATATTCCTTTCGAGCGCATCCCCCATCCCGCGCCCGTACCCGGGGCCACGCGCGACCAGGCACTGGCCGATCCGGGCTTCGGATCGCTGTTTTCGGACCACATGGTGCAGATCGACTGGACCGAGGGGCGCGGCTGGCACAGCCACCGGGTCGGCCCGCGCGAGCCGATCGCCCTCGACCCCGCCACCAGCGTCCTCCACTACGCGCAGGAAATCTTCGAAGGCATGAAGGCTTATCGGCAGGACAATGGCGACATCGCCCTGTTCCGGCCCGAAGCCAACGCCGCGCGCTTCAACAATTCCGGTGCGCGCCTGGCGATGCCGCCCATTCCGGAGGCCGACTTCCTCGCCGCCGTTCGCGAACAGGTGCTGGCCGACCGTGACTGGTTTCCCAGCGTCGAAGGCGGCTCGCTCTATTTGCGTCCCTTCATGTTCGCCTCGGAAGCCTTCCTCGGCGTCCGGCCGGCGAAGGAATACAAGTTCCTCGTCATCGCCAGCCCCGTCGGCGGCTATTTCAAGTCGGGCGCGCCGGCGGTCTCGATCTGGGTGAGCGAGGACTACATCCGCGCCGCCCCGGGTGGTACTGGCGATGCGAAATGCGGCGGCAACTACGCTGCCAGCCTCGTGCCACAAGCCGAAGCGATCGCGAACGGATACGACCAGGTCGTCTTCCTGGACGCGGTGGAGCGCAAGTGGGTCGAGGAACTGGGCGGCATGAACCTGTTCTTCGTGTTCGACGACGGGCGTATCCTGACCCCGCCGCTAACCGGCACGATCCTGCCCGGCATCACGCGCGACAGCCTCATCACCCTCGCCCGCGAGGAAGGGCTGGACGTGGTCGAGGAACGCTACAGCCTGGAGCAGTGGCGCGAAGACGCGCAGAGCGGCAAGCTGCTGGAAACGATGGCTTGCGGCACCGCGGCGGTCGTCACCCCGGTCGGCAAGGTCGGCGGGCGCGATGGCGAATTCATCATTGGCGGCGGGAGAGCCGGGCAGATGGCCGCCAGGCTGCGGGAGAAGCTGGTCGGCATCCAGCGCGGTACGATCGAGGATCGCCACGGCTGGGTGACCAGGATCGGCTAG
- a CDS encoding sensor histidine kinase — MHRLAHFDVAKTFRRPRSKIAAQLVFGLTCALAMIGLRTLVDFIAPAAGPFALVYPTVLIATLFGHWRGGLVALLVSFGWAWYFVLEATSSFTFVVATDSARVAINFAASSILIIFAEAFRRAVRNNADRAELEIARRKLLMADLEHRTKNNFALVASLLAIQKRQDTTPGIEEALDLAINRIHTFKDAYSNLTLDPDDDSDIDMVEYLSRLTTRVAKASLHENVRIDTDIARMVLPREKAVAIGLFTNEALANCGKYAFADGRAGSVKLRFQQADDDGWTLEILDDGAGNAAKASTEKSGLGSNLFTAFAMQAGAEHEIEIGESGARVVLKSRPAEPSVH; from the coding sequence ATGCATCGCCTGGCGCATTTCGACGTTGCAAAGACCTTTCGCCGGCCGCGCTCGAAGATCGCTGCGCAGCTGGTATTCGGGTTGACTTGTGCCCTTGCGATGATCGGCTTGCGCACGCTGGTCGATTTCATCGCGCCGGCGGCCGGTCCCTTCGCGCTGGTCTATCCTACCGTCCTGATTGCCACGCTGTTCGGGCATTGGCGTGGCGGGCTGGTCGCGCTTCTCGTCTCGTTCGGATGGGCGTGGTATTTCGTGCTGGAAGCGACTTCCAGCTTCACTTTCGTCGTGGCGACCGACTCGGCCCGTGTCGCGATCAATTTCGCGGCCAGCTCCATCCTGATCATTTTTGCCGAAGCTTTCAGGCGGGCGGTGCGCAACAACGCCGATCGCGCCGAGCTGGAAATCGCGCGTCGCAAGCTGCTGATGGCGGATCTGGAGCACCGGACGAAGAACAATTTCGCCCTCGTTGCCAGCTTGCTCGCCATCCAGAAGCGGCAGGATACCACGCCGGGTATCGAAGAGGCGCTCGACCTTGCCATCAACCGCATCCACACTTTCAAGGATGCCTATTCCAACCTCACGCTGGACCCTGACGACGACAGCGACATCGATATGGTGGAATACCTTTCCCGCCTGACGACGCGCGTAGCCAAGGCCAGCCTCCATGAGAATGTGCGGATCGACACCGACATTGCGCGCATGGTCCTGCCGCGCGAAAAAGCGGTCGCCATCGGCCTCTTCACCAACGAGGCCCTCGCGAATTGCGGCAAATACGCCTTCGCCGATGGCCGCGCGGGCTCCGTCAAATTGCGCTTCCAGCAGGCCGACGACGATGGCTGGACCTTGGAAATCCTCGACGACGGGGCGGGCAACGCGGCGAAAGCCTCAACCGAAAAAAGCGGCCTTGGTAGCAATCTCTTCACCGCCTTCGCGATGCAAGCTGGCGCCGAACACGAAATCGAGATCGGGGAGAGCGGGGCACGAGTGGTGCTGAAATCACGCCCTGCGGAACCCTCCGTTCACTGA
- a CDS encoding DNA topoisomerase IB translates to MASAPPQIVYVDDSQPGITRKGAGKGWAYYMPDGSLIKDRAEKKRLNAIALPPAYQRAWFCIDCNGHIQATGHDARGRKQYRYHPEFRAWRESEKFDRCIEFGKALPGLREKVISDMRKPKLTRDRAVAALVKLLDLGAIRVGNTQYAKANKSYGATTLQQRHAQVTGKTLRLRFIGKGGKERDIKLSDASLARVVRLMQDLNEQELFAWVGDDGQPQDVNSGHVNEYLRTNMGGPFSAKNFRTWHASVMAFRLLGEATGKLTIKAVLEQVAEHLGNTPAVTRKSYVHPAVIELIGRQEEWRKTLRLPRAQPHLNEWERGLLEFLEGEPDAMEIFAAA, encoded by the coding sequence ATGGCCTCCGCCCCGCCACAGATTGTCTATGTCGACGATTCCCAGCCCGGGATCACCCGCAAGGGCGCGGGGAAGGGCTGGGCCTATTACATGCCGGACGGTTCGCTGATCAAAGACAGGGCGGAAAAGAAACGCCTCAACGCGATCGCCCTGCCGCCGGCCTACCAGCGCGCGTGGTTCTGCATCGACTGCAACGGCCACATCCAGGCCACCGGGCACGATGCGCGCGGGCGCAAGCAGTATCGCTACCACCCCGAATTCCGCGCCTGGCGGGAAAGCGAGAAGTTCGACCGCTGCATCGAATTCGGCAAGGCGCTGCCGGGTTTGCGCGAAAAGGTGATCAGCGACATGCGCAAGCCCAAGCTGACGCGGGACCGCGCGGTGGCGGCGCTGGTAAAGCTGCTGGACCTTGGCGCGATCCGCGTCGGCAACACGCAATATGCCAAGGCGAACAAGAGCTACGGCGCCACCACGCTGCAGCAGCGCCACGCGCAGGTCACCGGAAAGACGCTGCGCCTGCGCTTCATCGGCAAGGGCGGGAAGGAACGCGACATCAAGCTGTCCGATGCCTCGCTCGCGCGGGTGGTGCGCCTGATGCAGGATTTGAACGAGCAGGAACTGTTCGCCTGGGTGGGCGATGACGGCCAGCCGCAGGACGTCAATTCCGGCCACGTGAACGAGTACCTGCGCACCAACATGGGCGGGCCGTTCAGCGCCAAGAATTTCCGCACCTGGCACGCCAGCGTCATGGCTTTCCGCCTGCTGGGAGAAGCGACCGGGAAGCTGACGATCAAGGCGGTACTGGAACAGGTTGCGGAGCATCTGGGCAATACGCCGGCGGTCACCCGCAAAAGCTATGTCCACCCCGCCGTCATCGAGCTGATCGGGCGGCAGGAGGAATGGCGCAAGACGCTGCGCCTGCCGCGCGCCCAGCCGCACCTCAACGAATGGGAGCGCGGATTGCTCGAATTCCTGGAAGGCGAGCCCGACGCTATGGAAATCTTCGCCGCGGCCTGA
- the yghU gene encoding glutathione-dependent disulfide-bond oxidoreductase, with product MADPTYTPPKVWTHDAENGGKFANINRPTAGAREDKALPEGDHPFQLYSLATPNGVKASIMLEELLEAGHEAEYDAYTINIGDGDQFTSGFVGVNPNSKIPALLDKSGAEPVRVFESGAILLHLAEKFGALLPTGNTRAEVLSWLFWQVGSAPFMGGGFGHFYAYAPEKYEYPINRYAMETKRQFDVVDQRLADNRYLGGEDYSVADIATFPWLAPFVEGNIYNDANTFLSIHEYENVVRWVSDIGARPAVQRGRIVTKVWGDEDTRLAERHSAADFEGKRLEPSKPA from the coding sequence ATGGCCGATCCCACCTACACCCCGCCCAAGGTCTGGACCCACGATGCCGAAAACGGCGGGAAGTTCGCCAATATCAATCGGCCCACGGCCGGCGCGCGGGAGGACAAGGCGCTCCCCGAAGGCGACCATCCCTTCCAGCTTTATTCGCTCGCAACGCCGAACGGGGTGAAAGCCTCGATCATGCTGGAAGAGCTGCTGGAAGCCGGCCACGAAGCGGAGTACGACGCCTATACGATCAACATCGGCGACGGGGACCAGTTCACCAGCGGCTTCGTGGGCGTGAACCCCAATTCGAAAATCCCCGCCCTGCTCGACAAGTCGGGCGCAGAGCCTGTGCGCGTTTTCGAAAGCGGCGCGATCCTGCTGCACCTTGCCGAGAAATTCGGGGCCCTCCTGCCGACCGGCAATACGCGGGCGGAAGTGCTCAGCTGGCTGTTCTGGCAAGTCGGCAGCGCGCCGTTCATGGGCGGCGGTTTCGGACATTTCTACGCCTACGCGCCGGAGAAATACGAATACCCGATCAACCGCTACGCGATGGAAACGAAGCGTCAGTTCGATGTGGTGGACCAGCGGCTGGCGGACAATCGCTATCTCGGCGGCGAGGACTATTCCGTTGCCGACATTGCGACCTTCCCGTGGCTCGCGCCCTTCGTCGAAGGCAATATCTACAACGACGCGAACACGTTCCTGTCGATCCACGAATACGAGAACGTCGTCCGCTGGGTTTCAGATATCGGCGCGCGTCCGGCCGTGCAGCGGGGCCGCATCGTGACGAAGGTCTGGGGCGACGAGGACACAAGGCTGGCCGAGCGCCACTCCGCTGCCGATTTCGAGGGCAAGCGGCTGGAGCCGAGCAAGCCCGCCTAG
- the argE gene encoding acetylornithine deacetylase, translated as MTDLLASRRILETLVAFDTTSHRSNLALIEWVEAYLADHGVASVRMPDDSGLKANLFATCGPAVEGGVILSGHSDVVPVAGQDWTSDPWVVREADGRLYGRGTSDMKAFIALALAWVPKFVSASRPVHLAISYDEEVGCAGAPAMIARMAKTIPAPRCAIVGEPSLMRVVTGHKGIAVHEVTVRGHEAHSSLVDQGLSANMVAVRLMAQLADLAEELERRADAGNGFDPPQATLTIGEMEGGTAANILAGHARFVFDLRCPPNEDAAAILAPFRRTCEGMDAQMKARFPGTGVRLERRSGTCAMTPEGSDDAVAFVRALTGENAPPLQVSYAAEGGQFQQAGFPTVICGPGSIEQAHQPDEWIALSQLEAGARFMDRLAEALT; from the coding sequence ATGACCGACCTACTTGCCTCCCGACGCATCCTCGAAACGCTGGTCGCCTTCGACACCACCTCCCACCGGAGCAACCTGGCGCTGATCGAGTGGGTCGAGGCGTACCTGGCCGATCATGGCGTCGCTTCGGTACGGATGCCGGACGACAGCGGCTTGAAGGCCAACCTGTTCGCGACCTGCGGGCCTGCGGTGGAAGGCGGCGTCATCCTTTCGGGCCATAGCGACGTGGTCCCGGTGGCGGGGCAGGACTGGACGAGCGACCCGTGGGTCGTGCGCGAGGCAGACGGCAGGCTTTACGGGCGCGGGACGAGCGACATGAAAGCGTTCATCGCGCTGGCGCTGGCGTGGGTGCCGAAATTCGTATCCGCCTCGCGGCCGGTGCATCTTGCGATCAGTTATGACGAGGAGGTCGGCTGCGCGGGCGCGCCGGCGATGATCGCGCGTATGGCGAAGACGATCCCTGCGCCGCGCTGCGCCATTGTGGGCGAGCCCAGCCTGATGCGCGTGGTGACGGGACACAAGGGCATCGCTGTCCATGAAGTCACGGTGCGCGGCCACGAGGCGCATAGCTCGCTGGTGGACCAGGGGCTATCGGCCAACATGGTGGCGGTCAGGCTCATGGCGCAGCTGGCGGATCTGGCGGAGGAACTGGAGCGGCGCGCCGATGCGGGCAATGGCTTCGATCCGCCGCAGGCGACGCTGACCATCGGCGAGATGGAAGGCGGGACGGCCGCCAACATCCTAGCCGGCCATGCGCGCTTCGTCTTCGACCTGCGCTGCCCGCCGAACGAGGATGCCGCCGCCATCCTCGCCCCGTTTCGCCGGACGTGCGAGGGCATGGACGCGCAGATGAAGGCGCGCTTCCCGGGCACCGGCGTGCGGTTGGAGCGCCGCTCCGGCACCTGCGCCATGACGCCGGAAGGCAGCGACGATGCGGTCGCTTTTGTCCGCGCGCTGACGGGCGAGAACGCGCCGCCGCTGCAGGTGTCCTACGCGGCGGAAGGCGGGCAATTCCAGCAGGCCGGCTTCCCTACGGTGATTTGCGGGCCAGGCTCCATTGAGCAGGCGCACCAGCCGGACGAATGGATCGCGCTATCGCAGCTGGAGGCCGGGGCGCGGTTCATGGACCGGCTGGCGGAAGCTTTGACCTAG
- the gmd gene encoding GDP-mannose 4,6-dehydratase — protein MSQDRKVALITGVTGQDGAYLSRLLLEKGYEVHGIKRRSSSFNTDRIEGIYQDPHEDNRRFHLHYGDLTDATNLIRIVQETRPHEIYNLAAQSHVAVSFETPEYTANADAIGTLRLLEAIRILGLEKHSRFYQASTSELYGLVQEVPQRETTPFYPRSPYGAAKLYAYWITVNYREAYGMHASNGILFNHESPYRGETFVTRKITRGAAAISLGRQERLYLGNLDAKRDWGHAKEYVRGMWMMMQQDEPDDFVLATGTTTSVRDFVSWAFEDAGLPLEFRGEGVDEKGYCRTTGKVLVEVDPRYFRPTEVELLLGDPSKAHQKLGWRHETDVRELAREMLQADLQEMQSATISQAD, from the coding sequence ATGTCCCAGGATCGTAAAGTCGCCCTCATCACCGGTGTCACCGGGCAGGACGGCGCCTATCTGTCGCGGCTCTTGCTGGAGAAAGGCTACGAGGTGCACGGCATCAAGCGCCGGTCCAGCAGCTTCAACACCGACCGGATCGAAGGCATCTACCAGGATCCGCATGAGGACAACCGCCGCTTCCACCTGCATTACGGCGACCTCACCGACGCGACGAATTTGATCCGGATCGTGCAGGAAACCAGGCCGCACGAAATCTATAACCTCGCCGCGCAGAGCCACGTGGCAGTCAGCTTCGAAACGCCGGAATACACAGCCAATGCGGATGCCATCGGCACGCTGCGCTTGCTGGAGGCGATCCGGATTCTCGGCCTGGAGAAGCACAGCCGTTTCTACCAGGCGTCCACCAGCGAGCTTTACGGCCTGGTGCAGGAAGTGCCGCAGCGCGAGACCACGCCCTTCTACCCGCGTAGCCCCTATGGCGCGGCGAAGCTCTATGCCTACTGGATCACGGTCAATTACCGCGAAGCCTATGGCATGCACGCCTCCAACGGCATCCTGTTCAACCACGAAAGCCCCTATCGCGGGGAAACCTTCGTCACCCGCAAGATCACCCGCGGCGCCGCAGCGATCAGCCTCGGCCGGCAGGAGCGGCTGTATCTCGGCAACCTCGACGCCAAGCGCGACTGGGGCCACGCCAAGGAATATGTCCGCGGCATGTGGATGATGATGCAGCAGGACGAGCCCGACGATTTCGTCCTCGCCACAGGCACCACCACCAGCGTGCGCGATTTCGTGAGCTGGGCTTTCGAGGATGCGGGCTTGCCGCTGGAGTTTCGCGGCGAAGGGGTGGACGAGAAAGGCTATTGCCGGACCACCGGCAAAGTGCTGGTCGAAGTCGATCCGCGCTATTTCCGCCCGACCGAGGTGGAACTGCTCCTGGGCGATCCCAGCAAGGCGCACCAGAAGCTGGGCTGGCGCCACGAAACCGACGTGCGCGAACTTGCCCGGGAAATGCTGCAGGCCGACTTGCAGGAAATGCAGTCCGCCACGATCAGCCAGGCCGACTGA
- a CDS encoding DegT/DnrJ/EryC1/StrS family aminotransferase, with amino-acid sequence MTDYRVPLAYNTLGDAEMAAAHEVLESGRLTQGARVARFEREFADWHGAKHAIFVNSGSSANLVGIEALVQLSRLRPDLVPSGRPCAPGDEVVIQGLNWPSTLKPLMNLGLKPVFCDIDPASLNASVETLAAAVTERTRMVIAVPVLGNPTHVAELADYCAANDLLLFEDACESMGAVTTGGARIGTLGSASAFSFYFSHHLTTIEGGMILTDSDELADMAYALRAHGWSRNLQLDGFLDFDSGEESGAIDPRFCFVLPGYNVRSTDLNAALGSVQLTRLADMVDARRTVAQGRIDALNGTAVRVPGANIIDRHSWMTTPLLFPDRDARDRGRDALEADGVETRPIIVGNVLRHPLARMLGLADHQRPLPECDGVFKRGLMIGLNPQPDAGDEAFLHEALRRSAGA; translated from the coding sequence ATGACGGACTATCGCGTCCCCCTCGCCTACAACACGCTGGGCGATGCCGAGATGGCCGCCGCGCATGAGGTGCTGGAAAGCGGCCGACTGACACAGGGCGCTAGGGTAGCGCGGTTCGAGCGGGAATTCGCGGACTGGCACGGCGCGAAGCACGCGATCTTCGTCAACTCCGGCTCCTCCGCCAACCTGGTGGGCATAGAGGCGCTGGTGCAACTGTCGCGGCTGCGCCCCGACCTCGTGCCCTCCGGCCGCCCCTGCGCGCCGGGGGACGAGGTCGTGATCCAGGGGCTGAACTGGCCGTCCACGCTCAAGCCGCTGATGAACCTCGGCCTGAAGCCCGTGTTCTGCGACATCGACCCTGCCAGCCTCAACGCCAGCGTCGAAACACTCGCCGCCGCGGTGACGGAGCGGACCCGCATGGTCATCGCCGTGCCGGTGCTCGGCAATCCCACCCACGTGGCCGAGCTTGCCGATTATTGCGCCGCGAACGATCTGCTGTTGTTCGAAGATGCCTGCGAAAGCATGGGGGCGGTGACGACAGGCGGTGCGAGGATCGGCACGCTGGGTTCGGCCAGCGCTTTCAGCTTTTATTTCAGCCACCACCTCACCACCATCGAGGGCGGGATGATCCTGACCGACAGCGACGAGCTGGCGGACATGGCCTATGCCTTGCGCGCCCACGGGTGGAGCCGGAACCTGCAACTGGACGGCTTCCTCGATTTCGACAGCGGGGAGGAAAGCGGCGCGATCGATCCGCGCTTCTGCTTCGTCCTGCCGGGCTACAACGTCCGCTCGACCGACCTCAACGCCGCGCTCGGCAGCGTGCAGCTGACCCGGCTTGCGGACATGGTCGATGCGCGGCGCACGGTCGCGCAGGGGCGTATCGATGCGCTGAATGGCACCGCCGTGCGCGTGCCCGGCGCGAATATAATTGATCGCCATTCGTGGATGACGACGCCGCTGCTGTTCCCCGATCGGGACGCGCGCGACCGCGGGCGGGACGCGCTGGAGGCGGACGGGGTGGAAACGCGCCCGATTATCGTCGGCAATGTGCTGCGCCACCCGCTGGCCCGCATGCTCGGCCTCGCCGACCACCAGCGGCCCCTGCCCGAATGCGACGGCGTATTCAAACGCGGCCTGATGATCGGCCTCAACCCGCAGCCCGATGCAGGCGACGAGGCGTTCCTGCACGAGGCGCTGCGCCGCTCTGCGGGTGCCTGA
- a CDS encoding NAD-dependent epimerase/dehydratase family protein, whose protein sequence is MPDAMRIGLTGASGTLGRRIHAELEARGHQVDAFAGDVTDSVAATAWASGQETVIHSAAMVPVGDVVADTARAIAVNVGGSVTIARAVAKAGARMVQISTSHVYRPSDEALAEDTSRAPASDYGLTKLHAEHWVKRILPDAAILRLFSFFDSQQAASYVVPALAARIEAAEFGAELDLHGAQSVRDIADAAWLAARVVDALEAKVSGPLNICTGSGVKIETLARKLSKAFGRSDIKFVPVEGEANTLVGDTARYEGEVGTVADFDLDAALTRFMAERGSA, encoded by the coding sequence GTGCCTGACGCCATGCGCATCGGCCTGACCGGGGCGAGCGGCACGCTCGGCCGCCGCATCCACGCCGAGCTTGAAGCGCGCGGGCACCAGGTCGACGCCTTCGCCGGCGACGTGACGGACAGCGTCGCCGCGACCGCATGGGCAAGCGGGCAGGAAACAGTGATCCATTCCGCCGCGATGGTGCCGGTGGGCGACGTGGTCGCCGACACGGCGCGCGCCATCGCCGTGAATGTCGGCGGCAGCGTCACGATCGCGCGCGCAGTCGCCAAGGCGGGCGCGCGGATGGTGCAGATATCCACCTCGCACGTCTATCGCCCGTCGGACGAGGCGCTGGCCGAGGATACGAGTCGCGCCCCCGCCTCCGACTACGGCCTGACCAAGCTCCATGCCGAACATTGGGTAAAGCGCATCCTGCCCGATGCCGCGATCCTGCGGTTGTTCAGTTTCTTCGATTCGCAGCAGGCGGCAAGCTATGTCGTGCCCGCGCTCGCCGCCCGGATCGAGGCGGCGGAATTCGGGGCGGAGCTCGACCTACACGGCGCGCAGAGCGTGCGCGACATCGCCGACGCCGCATGGCTGGCAGCGCGCGTGGTCGATGCACTGGAGGCGAAGGTTTCGGGGCCGCTGAACATCTGCACCGGCAGCGGGGTGAAGATCGAAACCCTCGCCCGCAAGCTATCCAAGGCCTTCGGGCGCAGCGACATCAAGTTCGTACCCGTCGAAGGCGAGGCGAACACGCTGGTCGGCGATACCGCGCGCTACGAAGGCGAAGTCGGCACGGTGGCCGACTTCGATCTCGATGCCGCGCTGACACGTTTCATGGCGGAGCGGGGATCGGCATGA
- a CDS encoding glycosyltransferase family 2 protein, giving the protein MKTTFLIPTLNRNGLVQRAVRSCLVALDHARADGEVIVLDSESDDGSWEGLQQEFGEEPRVVLRQNRRGLGPTKSWLDCAEGLTGDAVTFVWSDDYIAPDFLPQLLPPLERGAPVAIGHGAVRPAESEEPFEPDGRVSTMPARQIAAHYCTKSQPDGIHLPVSPTAALFRRDAFDAWFAEVEAISTADSLRAHFMWRRAIGPDLLLFLIALGRSPSVQVPFVHQPVAQFSAHNDSITVSTSSWHLTMGYWLARSAFLRKADRLDTLGEPGKTLGHAILQGDWLAIRAEAPVGDLRTKAAVRAAISAENAALRKMAKGRGGALAVASGMAQGSISRLRGKL; this is encoded by the coding sequence ATGAAGACCACCTTCCTCATCCCCACGCTCAACCGCAACGGGCTGGTCCAGCGGGCGGTTCGCAGCTGCCTCGTCGCGCTCGACCATGCGCGGGCCGACGGCGAAGTCATTGTGCTCGACAGCGAGAGCGACGACGGATCGTGGGAAGGTCTGCAACAGGAATTCGGCGAGGAACCACGCGTCGTGCTGCGCCAGAACAGGCGCGGTCTCGGCCCGACGAAAAGCTGGCTCGATTGTGCCGAGGGGCTGACCGGCGACGCAGTCACCTTCGTCTGGTCGGACGATTACATCGCGCCCGATTTCCTGCCCCAGCTTTTGCCACCGCTTGAGCGAGGCGCACCCGTTGCCATCGGCCATGGCGCGGTCCGTCCTGCGGAAAGCGAAGAGCCTTTCGAGCCTGACGGGCGCGTGAGTACCATGCCCGCTCGCCAAATCGCGGCGCACTATTGTACGAAATCGCAGCCGGACGGCATACACCTGCCGGTCAGTCCTACCGCCGCCCTGTTCCGCCGCGACGCATTCGATGCATGGTTCGCCGAGGTGGAAGCCATCTCGACGGCGGATTCTTTGAGGGCACACTTCATGTGGCGCCGCGCCATCGGGCCGGACCTGCTGCTGTTTCTGATTGCGCTTGGTCGGTCGCCTTCCGTGCAAGTGCCGTTCGTGCACCAGCCGGTCGCACAATTTTCCGCACACAACGACTCGATTACGGTATCGACGTCCAGCTGGCACCTGACGATGGGGTATTGGCTTGCCCGGTCTGCTTTCCTGCGCAAGGCAGACCGGCTGGACACGCTTGGCGAGCCGGGAAAAACGCTGGGACATGCGATCCTGCAAGGGGACTGGCTGGCAATAAGGGCCGAAGCTCCGGTCGGCGATTTGCGAACGAAGGCAGCTGTCCGCGCTGCCATTTCGGCGGAGAACGCGGCCTTGCGGAAAATGGCGAAAGGGCGCGGCGGCGCCCTCGCTGTCGCGTCCGGCATGGCTCAAGGCTCCATCTCGCGCTTGCGAGGCAAGCTGTGA
- a CDS encoding beta-1,6-N-acetylglucosaminyltransferase produces MKNHSLAFCILAHDDPAMLRRLVAALCPHSVLIHWDKRAPALPPETLSDLDHATVLAKRTDIHWAGFGMVEATAALLEEMQNQGLADHTILLSGHCYPARPLGELADYLSCHRGKDVIQSYPVHPGSALWNLIGRKWRMEPYLSDTLRRFAPIGAIAEFVRKVRNRIARIVGREIAKELDGAAVHHGASWWALSPASVETVLQRFRAEPQWRSAFRSCFASDELTFHSILANSDRAEKRIGPSEDKGGRSIYDAPLHHVATEPGRWLTDSVETRQAIRASRKFFVRKIRSSDSGLLDWLDRRRLAA; encoded by the coding sequence GTGAAAAATCACTCGCTCGCTTTTTGCATTCTCGCGCACGATGATCCGGCCATGCTACGCCGTCTCGTCGCGGCGCTGTGCCCGCATTCGGTACTGATCCACTGGGACAAGCGCGCTCCCGCTCTACCGCCGGAGACGCTGTCCGATCTGGACCATGCAACGGTGCTTGCAAAGCGGACGGACATCCATTGGGCGGGGTTCGGTATGGTCGAAGCCACTGCGGCGCTGCTGGAGGAGATGCAAAATCAGGGCTTGGCGGACCATACCATTCTGCTGTCGGGTCACTGCTACCCGGCGCGACCTCTCGGCGAACTTGCCGACTACCTTTCCTGCCACCGCGGGAAGGATGTGATTCAGTCATACCCTGTCCATCCGGGCTCCGCGCTTTGGAACCTGATCGGCCGCAAATGGCGCATGGAACCCTATTTGTCCGACACCTTGCGAAGGTTTGCGCCGATCGGCGCAATCGCGGAATTTGTCCGGAAAGTTCGCAACCGCATCGCACGGATTGTCGGCCGCGAGATCGCCAAGGAACTGGACGGCGCAGCTGTCCATCATGGCGCGTCATGGTGGGCGCTCTCGCCGGCATCGGTCGAAACGGTTTTGCAGAGATTTCGGGCCGAACCGCAGTGGCGTTCAGCGTTTCGAAGCTGTTTTGCAAGTGATGAGCTGACCTTTCATTCGATCCTCGCCAACAGCGACAGGGCGGAAAAACGAATTGGGCCGAGCGAGGACAAGGGAGGCAGATCGATTTACGACGCCCCGCTGCACCATGTTGCCACCGAACCAGGACGATGGCTGACGGATAGCGTGGAAACCCGGCAAGCGATCCGGGCGAGCCGCAAGTTCTTCGTTCGCAAGATACGGTCGTCGGACAGCGGTCTGCTCGACTGGCTCGACAGACGCAGGCTCGCAGCATGA